The DNA sequence tattaaaatgtcCCCAGAATCTATTTTACTGTTATGCAATTATGACGACCAAATTAACACCGGTAAGTGTATTTTGTAAACATAGcctgaatattatattttgaaaacaaaacatgataGTAACCTAAATTGTAACCTGTATTTTCAGAAAATGagagaataaaaaagttatggTTAGACAAATGGTCTGTCAGTGATGTCGATTTATGCAAGGAGTTGTTAGAAACAGGTCTAGAGACAGAAAGTTTAAAGGCCTTGCTAAAAAAGTATCAAGGAGATGCAGAAACTTTTGAAAAGATTCTATATGTATCCACCGCCTCATTTCTAACATTTTGTGAACGTAATTGGAATCCTCATCCTGAAGAATTTAATTGTGAAGAGTTCTTTGGTATGAAATGGCCTTCAGATATTGATGTAACTACAAAACTTCAGCGAGATTCAGAACCAatatatgttaatataatacatCCTGAACTATTATACTTCTCAACACAAGTATACAATGCATTGTGCAATGCTGACCAGAGCTTGGtaagtcaattttattttattttccaagaCATTGAATGGCACTAATATAAAACTTGCGCAATACTATATGCATGACTTAGcattacttgtaatttttttatcattaatagTATTTGCAAAGTATAAGAAAGCTTTAATGAATAGTCAAAATTATCCCTCTATGATAATAAGCTGGATGACTTGGCAGACTATGGGCATTGCCATAAATTATGACACAGTCAAAACCTTTTTAGGTGAACATACAGTTTACTGATTGGACAATATTTTTCAGAGTTTGTTTGAAATGTAtatgtattcatattattataaagtagtCAGATATTTGCTATACTTCGTTTAGCTAAGTAAATAAAGAGCAGATTAATTCAATACAAGCTGCTTTTTTTCGAAACAAGATTCAATTGTATCTTATTCTGTTCAAAATGTTtaagcaaaaagtatttatccTACAGTTACATTTATGGTGGAATTTTCGAAGTAAAGTGGCTCACCAACGAGCTCTGGATGACACAAGTGCTACTCTTTATTCAGAACTAGAGATCATTATTGCCAAGCTAACCAACCTGCTGCATGACATTCAAAGTAAACCAAGACTGCAGATCCTTTTGTGCATGGAGATAGCCCAGGCTTACCTCATATATGGAAGGGTGCAGAGGACTGAGGAGTACCTGAACAGGGCTAGGGATCTAGCTGGTCTGAAGCTGGAGTTAACAGGTactacaacaaaaataaatacagtactAATAATACAGATTACTCAATGAACTATgaatattaatagaatatacATGACATAATAGACATacataatagattttatttataggaTCTGGTAAAGTGTTGCTTCAGTATTTAATTGAGATGAATTTCatgatacattaaaaaaaatagtttaattacaaatatgtgATTACCTTTTTCAAAAACTGAAgtaaaccattaaaatattttcgaacCTTTTTGTAGGTATTCTCGGTAAGAGGACGAAATTCCAACAGACAATACTGCCACAGCTTGCTCTGTCCAGTGAGTTAGATTCAAACATAGACAGACCGTCAGCTGAGGACAGTCACGGTGGGTCTGAGCTGCCCCCTGACCTGGAGCTGCAGGATGACGTCAGACTGAACAAAATACACTATTTGGAGAATATCAGCCAAGCTGAACTGCCAAGCTTGGAGCAAGTACTGTGTTTGTTGACtgtgtaagtaattaaattatgagtCTTAGTATTTCCTCTTCATACATTATGAAAACTTGTAGCATTGAGTTCCTAACTTCATGATGTGTGTGCCGACATGTGTCCAATAGTAAATAAACTCAAAATGTTAAGAacgaaataataacatttcatcttttttttcagCCAATATTTAATGAAGGCCCAACCAAGAGATGCTTTAATGAATGAAGAACTAGCACCGTACATTGAAGCAGTACTCACCCAGAAGAAAGGTGCCTGGTCAACAAGAGTAGCGGCATTACTTATCAGGTGTAAACTGGAAGCGAATCATAAGAGAACAGTGGAGAGAGCCATGCTGCAGTGCGAGACTATTGTTAATGATAAGACAGGAGCTTCTCCCACTACTAGGTATGTGTTTActatgttacaaattaaaaatgtgtagTTTAAGTTTCTAATACGAAAATTTGTTCTCACAACTGGCTGTAGGTATCGGATTAAAGTAAAAACACTTGTATTTATACAAGTGGTGACGTGATACACACCAGTTAATTTAGATCAATAAGTCTTTTTACTGTCCAAATAAATGAATTGACGTCATAAATGTATGCATCGACAGATGGCGCATTTAttgtatctttattatttagtcaataaatagttaattgggtatttcacagaaaaaaatatacccattacttcttttttaaataaaaaataaattaactacatTTGTATTCCTCATTTCCCCATTCTGCTCCAGATTATCGTATCTATGGGCAACTGGTCTTCCGCCAGCTTGGAACTGGAGGCAGCAGTTAGCCGACCTGTATCTTAACTTGGGGCTGGTTAAAGCGGCGCTTGAAGAGTACCTCAAGCTTCAGCTATGGGAGGATGTTATTGTTTGTTACACAACTCTGCAGTTGAGGCATAAGGTATAAACACAGCTTATTCAATATACTGATCTATTACTCACAGTACGAGTAATGTTAATCCGCAAACTTtgacaattgttttgtttgcaaCAAGTTAATTTCTTAGTAAGCTCTTAGGCTCAATTGAACACATTATTTTACGCATGCAATCTAacgttatgtttttgtttccagGCAGCAGAAGTGATTCAACAACAGATTGATATAAATCCAACTGTTAAACTCTACTGTTTGCTTGGAGATGCTACAGGTAAAAAGCCTCTTTATAGTTTTTTACCGACCTTTTAGTTTTCTCTTTTGTTGCattacttaaatataacttatattttatagatgaCATAAAATGCTTCGAAAAAGCATGGGAGTTCTCAAATTGTAAGAGCAGTAGAGCTCAAAGACATTGGGGTAACTTTTTGTTTgatcacaaaaaatatgaagaatgCATTCCACATTATGAAAAATCAGTTGAGATTAACTCGATACAGGAAAGTGTTTGGCTGAGATTAGGGTAAGTTGCTCTGTACTCACttttgcctttattttattttctctgaacttaattatttgtttggaAATACTTACGTAATCATCTACCAAAAGACTAATTAGGTCATACAACATAATCTTGTCAAACATGTAATCTTTCACAGCCCATTGCTTAGCATAGACACTCTGTGCTTTATGCATTGCATGTAGTTGATGTAGTATAGCCTTGACAGAAACTCGGTCATAAATTCTCTTTCAGCTACGCAGCCTTAAATGTAGAGAACTGGGAGTTATCAGCCAGAGCGTACCGTCGTTACACGTACTTACAACCCAACTCTTTTGAAGCCTGGAATAATCTCGCTAAAGTGTATGTTAACATGGGCGACAAGAACAGAGCTTATAGGTCGTTAATGGAGGCGCTAAGATTCAATTATGATAACTGGAAGGTAGGttctgattattattttttgtgatgtAATTGTGAAATATTGTGGCTTTATTTCAAGAGGCTATGCTGTGGTGAAGCAGTCtggtaaacaaaatgtaaaatccAATCTTAATGACAGCTCTGAATACACGGCGACTACTTACTTAGTCACAAAATCATGAGTCTTCAGACATAAGGTGCTAACAGTAAACCAGTATGCATTGAAAACTCAATTATAATTGGAATTTCTATAAATcaaattgttcttaaaaaacCGTACCTCCTTCCAAAGCTTTGCTTTATGAACTTCTTAACAAAATAATCCTATTGCTATAATTTCCAGCTTTGGGAGAACGTTATAATGATAAGTATGGACACGGGCCACTTCGAGGACGTGATCCGCGGCGTGCACCGCCTGCTGGACATCCTGCACAAGTTCGAGGACGTGGAGGTGCTGACGCTGCTCGTGCGCGCCGTCATACAGGACCTCAAGGATGCTGACGGCAATAGTGCTGCTAGGTAAAACAACACAATTGAATTTTTGGGGCCCTTTGACTATTGAATCACTCACACTTTGCATTACCAACCCGAGGTAGCCAATTGATGTGGGCAAACAACCACTTAAAGAATAAAGGCACAAAAGAGActagataaaaataacgaattgtttgtcttttattttcagattacAAAAGCGTGTATTGGAATTATTTGGAAGGATAACATCAATTCATCAGAATAAACCAGAAATTTGGCAGTTGTATTCTGACTTAAGCCCTACTTATTTACTGCGAGCACAGCGGCTTCTAAAGGCGTACAAAGGATATACTCAGGTAAATAAGCAGGTGTTAACAATCTCCTTACGAGATACGTAACAGTAATTTCCTTACCAATCATACACGGTTTTGTAAGCCGATAGAGTCACAAAAACCTTATCTAAAATATCGTTTATGATTTCAGAATGGTAACTGGGCTAACAATCCAGATACGTGCAAGCAAGTCATAGAGCTCGCGAAATCTCTTCTTGAACATAGCAAGCAAGCCAGACTAGATTCGGAAGAAAAAGATATCCTCCAAGCTAACCAACAGCTATCTTCTGCGCGTCTAACTGGCCAGGCTGTTATAAGGGCAGCTGAGAAACAGGATTGGCCAGAAACGAAAGAAATGCTTGAAGAATTAAAAGATCTTTTTTCGAATGTTACAGAATATATGAAATCagtaatgtaaatattgttttattttttgtatacctTGCTTTAAAAAAgatctttataaataataccttattattttaaccacccttaaatattttaagaaaattcatATCAGATTtgtggtttaataaaaaaaggtaggTAAGACCACGATAATTGATCAAgacgaaaatttatttttttcccaaaTATGCTAACCGAATCAATACCTCTTGCTTTTCGAAGTGGGTTAAAAATACTATTGTCTTTGCAGTAGCAACTATCGCTTCAGTGTGATGTTTTTGCGTTTAGTTAGTACtcacaattttacattgaaTAATAACAGATCCacgtttattttgattattaataaatattaccgaTAAGATATTAGACTCTTGATTAATGTTTCATGAAacatcaaaaactaaaataaaggaaattttatatttattattttaaactataacaaAACGTAATGTCattccaacaaaaaatattaggttatgttttgtttacacAACACACCGGAGTTCAACTTACAACTTAAAAGTTAACTGATTTCGAAAAATAATACTAACCATGCTTAACAAGATTCTATATAACACGGTACTCTCGCAAACATTATCGCCGTGCGGCAAATATTTAGTTGCCGGgaatatttatagtcaaattgCCATTTTTGAGTAAGTATTAGCCCGACTATTGTTAATtactcatttaaatttattaacatgACACTAAATCTCACTAATATCAGCAGAACACAACAAGCAATTACTAAAGGTATATCTAAGAAGGGAAAAAACGCATTTAATACGCTTAGCAGCAGTAGCAGCACACACTTTCATGTATTAAagcctaaaatattaaaatactagctgttgtagctgttggtagaagatataagtcatgatttatacctgctatgtatttttcacattttccattgtatcttcgctcctattagtcgcagcgtgatggcttgtagcctaaagccttcttcgatgaatggtctattcaacacaaaaattggaccagtagttcctgagataagcgcgttcaaacaaacaaactcttcagctttatatattaaaagaataaagataaagataaagaggATAGATTTACATCATATCACAATATACAATAAACATCACATCACAATAAACACAGAAATGAAGCAACGAACGATAAAACTTAATACTCGCAAATATCTTTTCAGTCTAGATCGCATTCTGAACCCTGTAGTGGAACTCCTTACCTCAGATTACAACAAACCGAAACACATCCACACCCTTGAGTCTGGCCATCAAATATGCAGCTTAGCCAGCTCCGAGAAGTTCCTAATTGTAGGAACAGTCAATGAAATCTATGGCTGGGATTGGAAAAATGCTGCAAGCTCTAAACTGAGCAAACCTTCTTGGGTGATAAGAATACCTTCTCAGTCACCTCTAGAGCAGACTGATGTGAACAGTCTATGGCTGTCTGAGGATGAAGCTAGACTGTATGCCGGTTGCGGTGAcaacaatgtttatgttttcaACATGGAAGATGGGAAGCTGGTTTCAACATTTAAAGGGCACACTGATTATATTCATTCAGTTAGTGGCAAGTGAGTAAGACAATTCAGGATTATTAATTCTCGTTCAGGCCTATCCTGAAAATTGgtgttgttttaaatgatttgctgtttttttccTGCAGTATTTGTATTAGGCAATCTTTATCGTTTTTCTACATTTGTTATTACCAGACCATAGTcttgaaaaagtttattttctgcTATACCACAAATCATTACTTATGATATATGTCAATTTTATTGGTCCTAGTCTAACTTTAATCACTGTGAGGCTAGCCAAGTAGAGAAGTTTTGATCTGGTGATATTAATCCTGTATAGGCCAATTGATACTTTTATCAAACTGTCTTATTTCTATTAACATCCCATCATTTTAGACCTGACTCTTTTTAAATGCCAAATAAAGTCTTATAAAAACTATGGAATATCACCAGGAACCAACAACTAATAACAGCCAGTGAGGATGGTACAGTCAAGCTGTGGGACTCTAGGACGGGGAGCAGTCACAACAAACTGGAGCCCCACACAAACAGTAAAGTAAGCCGTCCCGATGTCGGCAAGTGGATGGGCTCTGCTGCCATAGGAGATGACTGGATTGTAAGTATTTTAGCATTTGTTGATAATATCAGTTCCAAAGTTTtcactgattcattattaaaaaaaacattagtgaGGTAAATTCAGAATCATAGATTTAAATACGCATCATTAAACAGCTTTGGATCTTACCATGGAACATTAtggcaatattaaaaaacaagaatttttgCCGGACCAAGCCCAATGGTGGTGCTCCAATAGGCTGCCTTTATCCCCTTTAGACATTCTGTCTATTCCTATTTTAAAAACTCATCCAGTTAATATCGTCCAAAAAGTATATTACTACCACCCATCACAGCTGTACTAATGTGACAAAAACTATTTGCTTAGGTCTGTGGCGGTGGTCCTCGCGTCGCGCTCTGGCACCTGCGTTCATTAGACGCCGTGACTGTCTTCGACATCCCCGACCACGGCATACACGTGTCTTTCTTCCACGACGACTGCGTGATAGCCGGCGGAGCAGCCAAATACTTATACCAGCTCACATACTCCGGAGAAGTGAAAGTGGAGCTACCAGTATCAGCAACTACAGTCTACTCAGTCTTGCTAAGCACCAACCCCAAGGTCCTCACGATTGCTGGCTCAAGCCCAGAGATTGACCTCTGCACAACCTTCAATTATCGAGACCAAGTACTGCACTTCCGTTAGGTAAGTAATTTGTAAGATTTCTGTTAGGAgtaagtttttgtaataaatgaataaatgctataacaaaacagttttatttacaagttattATAAAGCgccaatttcattattttaaagcGTATCCTAAGTTTGAACTTTACCGTTCTGAccttaaggtttaattttgcCTGAACACTGAATCACAATTTTCAAAGTCTGTatcaataacttaaatatatcCGTGTCCGGCTACTACAGCAGGTATGAATCCCTGGGTGCCGTCCCTCTTCTTTACATAGAACCACTCTGCGTCCACATCCGTCTCCACGCTCCCTCCCTGCACTAACACCACCACATCCCCCTTTTGAACCGACAACGTTTTGTTCAACACACTCCCGGTATAATCACTATTCACCACCAAAAGAGTCTGTCTCTTCACTTGTTTTTCCTTCTCgtgtattttatctaaattggaACACACGGATTTGGTCTTTAAATATAGGGTGTCAAAGTCCTTTTCCGCACAGGATGTCTTGGATCTGCGTTTCGTTTTAGTCGGGTAGCGGCATTCGGAGCGAGTTCTCCCTCGCAGTTGTTCCTTCTCGTTGTCTGTCAGATTGCCGCAGGGCCGCGGGTAGATGTCGGTACTGCTTTCCCAACATGGAGTTTTCTTTTGGGGCGAAGTTCTGAAATAATTAAAGACAATCGATTAAGTGcttattaaaatgacaataaacaaaaatatgggAAATAAATGCGTTTCtcattgattaaaattaaaatattgctaaTCTATCcatgattaaaacaaaaactatctataataaaacattaaagcataataaaaacCTACCTATTAGGCAGTATCCCTAGTGGTAAGCACGCGCTATACAGCACGTATCCCTCGTCACCATGCGGCGTCTGCGCGTACAGCCACTGCTCATTCTTGAACACCGCGTTCACGACGGTCCCTAGCGGCAGTGCCAGCTCCTGCTGCCCTTCCTTCTGCGTCTGGTACAACACGCTGGGGTAGGCTATTACCACGGGAATGTTTCCCGGACGGTCTATCGTGGCCTGGTAACAAAAAatcatagttttaaattaaaaaagttcttATGTAAATAACATATCCGTTTGAAGCCTTGCCTTATCTCAAGCTAGGGTATAAATTTCTATGATAGCatcagtatttaaaatatgactgGTTACTTCCAAAACTCGTAGAATAATATGGTAAGGTTCCAGTCCTGGACATGGTCTCAACCCATGTAGACAAGGACCGAAAGATATGAAGGAAGcttgtttgattttattcttCTTCGACTTTTAcgacttataataatatcacataCCTACAATGTATAAAAGTCGGACATCTGTcttgtttaaattcaaaaatatctttatgGTGTTGATTGACAAACCATATTAGTTCAGAATTAATGTACGACCTCTGTGTAGTACCTATGCGTATAGTTTTTGGACAATAATCCGTTAGTGTCTTAAGTTTCAAGTGTCGACATAAATGCTTAGATATATCCATACATATTTAGAAGTCCACGACAGTATTTTAAGATTAAGCCCTCGTCCGTAGCTACAAAAAGAGGATCACCTACTTACTAGGATT is a window from the Trichoplusia ni isolate ovarian cell line Hi5 chromosome 3, tn1, whole genome shotgun sequence genome containing:
- the LOC113508762 gene encoding uncharacterized protein LOC113508762; translated protein: MKRIFNKFREKITFKELPPPYSERVNDCDAYEIQRYNNTSDAPPACEVLDLLANCKISTTDDNPDNSVEYAEIQEMGLWHSTPLAHRHKSKISLTWVLKENLENAKLTTEKFQTEDKIKNTIIRNEIDKNHNQKLNENERYRKCKSRDGKDRVVGRNEYYHNLRFRTACEEFANVHDTYSDTSVGTEEHVRRKHRHRHRRKKKTHTEKFGYDIRDLDSFLTEATIDRPGNIPVVIAYPSVLYQTQKEGQQELALPLGTVVNAVFKNEQWLYAQTPHGDEGYVLYSACLPLGILPNRTSPQKKTPCWESSTDIYPRPCGNLTDNEKEQLRGRTRSECRYPTKTKRRSKTSCAEKDFDTLYLKTKSVCSNLDKIHEKEKQVKRQTLLVVNSDYTGSVLNKTLSVQKGDVVVLVQGGSVETDVDAEWFYVKKRDGTQGFIPAVVAGHGYI
- the LOC113508758 gene encoding tetratricopeptide repeat protein 27, with amino-acid sequence MSPESILLLCNYDDQINTENERIKKLWLDKWSVSDVDLCKELLETGLETESLKALLKKYQGDAETFEKILYVSTASFLTFCERNWNPHPEEFNCEEFFGMKWPSDIDVTTKLQRDSEPIYVNIIHPELLYFSTQVYNALCNADQSLLHLWWNFRSKVAHQRALDDTSATLYSELEIIIAKLTNLLHDIQSKPRLQILLCMEIAQAYLIYGRVQRTEEYLNRARDLAGLKLELTGILGKRTKFQQTILPQLALSSELDSNIDRPSAEDSHGGSELPPDLELQDDVRLNKIHYLENISQAELPSLEQVLCLLTVQYLMKAQPRDALMNEELAPYIEAVLTQKKGAWSTRVAALLIRCKLEANHKRTVERAMLQCETIVNDKTGASPTTRLSYLWATGLPPAWNWRQQLADLYLNLGLVKAALEEYLKLQLWEDVIVCYTTLQLRHKAAEVIQQQIDINPTVKLYCLLGDATDDIKCFEKAWEFSNCKSSRAQRHWGNFLFDHKKYEECIPHYEKSVEINSIQESVWLRLGYAALNVENWELSARAYRRYTYLQPNSFEAWNNLAKVYVNMGDKNRAYRSLMEALRFNYDNWKLWENVIMISMDTGHFEDVIRGVHRLLDILHKFEDVEVLTLLVRAVIQDLKDADGNSAARLQKRVLELFGRITSIHQNKPEIWQLYSDLSPTYLLRAQRLLKAYKGYTQNGNWANNPDTCKQVIELAKSLLEHSKQARLDSEEKDILQANQQLSSARLTGQAVIRAAEKQDWPETKEMLEELKDLFSNVTEYMKSVM
- the LOC113508764 gene encoding THO complex subunit 6 — encoded protein: MLNKILYNTVLSQTLSPCGKYLVAGNIYSQIAIFDLDRILNPVVELLTSDYNKPKHIHTLESGHQICSLASSEKFLIVGTVNEIYGWDWKNAASSKLSKPSWVIRIPSQSPLEQTDVNSLWLSEDEARLYAGCGDNNVYVFNMEDGKLVSTFKGHTDYIHSVSGKNQQLITASEDGTVKLWDSRTGSSHNKLEPHTNSKVSRPDVGKWMGSAAIGDDWIVCGGGPRVALWHLRSLDAVTVFDIPDHGIHVSFFHDDCVIAGGAAKYLYQLTYSGEVKVELPVSATTVYSVLLSTNPKVLTIAGSSPEIDLCTTFNYRDQVLHFR